AATGTTTTTTCGGCAGAAAAGAAATGTGATTTTCCCGATTCTTATATCGTAATTTGTACCTCTTTTTATCTATAAACCTATTAAGCTTACTTTTTGTATGTTTAAACCTAACAGTTTCTTTTTACAACTTTTCGCCTGGGGTCTGGGAGTGATAGCCGTGCAATCCGCTTTTGCACAGGAGGCTATACCTCTGAACGATCTTAGCGCATTTACGAACAAAGCCGGCAATTGGAAAATTGTGGGCGACGCCTCTGTTGATATTTCCAAAGTCAATGTTTTGAATACCAAACCTGGTAAAGGAGTTTTAGCTTCCATTCACGAAAAAGGAAAATACGGCCAGGAATATGAATTGATATCAAATTTCAAACATGGAGATTTAGATATTGAAATGGATTTTATGTTGACAAAAGAATCCAATTCCGGTATTTATCTTCAAGGCAATTATGAAGTTCAGCTTTTTGATAGTTGGGGTAAAAAAACAGCCAAGTATAATGACAATGGTGGAATTTACGAACGCTGGAATGATTCCAAACCGGAAGGCGAAAAAGGTTACGAAGGATATGCTCCTCGTTTTAATGTAGCCAAAGCTCCTGGTTTGTGGCAAAATATTAAAATTTCTTACCAGGCTCCGCGTTTCGATGTGAGCGGAAAGAAAATCTCAAACGCTGTGTTCCTGAAAATAATTCTGAATGGCGTTCTTATCCATGAAAATGTAGCAGTAAGCGGCCCGACACGTGGTTCTCTTACAGCAGAAGATGTTGCGATGGGCCCTATCCGTATCCAGGGTGACCATGGTTCTTTGGCGATCAAAAACATTGTGATCAATAATTTTGACAAAAAGCCGGGAACGTTATCAGACCTTACATACAAAACTTACTACGGAAATCTGTCTGAAAAAGAAGATTTATCAAAACAAAAAGTAGCTGAATCAGGCAAGACAGACGCGCTTACCTGGGAAATTTTGAAAGAAGCGAATAACTATTCTTTCGTTTATAATGGTAAATATAACGCTCCAACTGCCGGTGAGTACAATTTCAGGTTACAGGCAGCAGGCAATTCTTATTTGAAAATTGACGGTAAAAATGTGCTGCCATTGGAAGGAAGAGACAATAACAGTTTCCGCCAGGCAAAAACTACATTAGCTGCCGGCGATCACACCATTGAACTTTTCAACAACAAAACAGAAGGCTGGATGAAACCAGTCCTTGGACTTTGGGTTTCTGGTCCTGGTTTCAGAGAAACTTCTTTGAATACTTTGAGCTCCGGCGCAACAGGCGGTGGTGTTGATCCAATTCTTGTTACTGCTCCTACCAACACAGTTATGCGCAGTTTTATGGATTTCAAAAAAACGCCGACAGCGAAGAACATCCGTATCGTACACGCAGTTTCGGTAGGAAGTCCTTCAAACCTGCATTACACCTATGACCTGGAAAAAGGTGCAGTTTTGCAGGTTTGGCGTGGAGAATTCCTTGACGCAACGCCAATGTGGCATGACCGTGGTGATGGATCTTCCCGTCCACGTGGCAGCGTTACGCTTTTAGGAAATGATATGTTGCTTGGTAAAATTAACGGACAATCTGCCTGGGTTGCGGATACAACCGGAAGCGGTTACCGTCCAAAAGGATATTCATTGGATGATACAGACGCTCCTACTTTCAATTATATCGCTTTCGGCTCACCGGTTTCTGATCATCTTTCAGTTGTTAACGATCAATATTTTGAACGTGAAGTGAAAGTTACAAATCCTGCAAAAGATCTTGTAGCGAAACTGGCAGAAGGTACTTCTATTGAAAAAGTTTCGGAAGGACTTTATGCGGTGAACAACAAATCGTACTTTATCCAGATCACTGACAAAACGGTGAAACCTGAGATCAGAACTGTCAATGGAAACCAGGAACTGATCGTTCCGGTGAAAAATGGTGATCTGAAATACGCCATATTATTCTAAACTCAAAGTAATCAAAGCTATAAGCTGATAATAACAATGAAAAAAATTGCTCAAATAGCATTAATAATTTTGGCGGCTCTACCGATGGTAAAAGCTCAGGAATCGCCGAAAGAGGAGGATTTTTACAAGATTATCACCCCGCCGATTCCTGAGGGAATTGTATTGGAAGTGGGTGGTCTGACAAGTTTGCCAAACGGATCTCTGGGAATTTCAACACGTCGCGGAGATGTGTGGATCGTGGATAATCCAACGAGCCGCACGCCCTATTTCAGAAAATTCGCAACAGGTCTGCATGAAATTCTTGGTCTTGCTTACAAAGATGGTGTTTTGTATTGTGCACAACGTGGCGAGTTGACAAAACTGATTGACAAAAATGGGGATGGAAAAGCAGATGTTTATGAAACCGTTTATGCATGGCCATTATCGGGTCACTATCATGAATATTCTTTCGGTCCAAAAGTTGCACCGGACGGAAGCTTTTTCGTAAGTGGAAACGTAGCATTTGGTGACGAAGAATGGTGGAGAGGCGAAAGCCGTGTTCCTGGCCGTGGATGGATTTTCCGTATCACGCCTGATGGAAAGTTTGAGCCATACGCAACGGGAGTTCGTTCTCCTGCCGGT
The nucleotide sequence above comes from Dyadobacter subterraneus. Encoded proteins:
- a CDS encoding family 16 glycoside hydrolase, with the translated sequence MFKPNSFFLQLFAWGLGVIAVQSAFAQEAIPLNDLSAFTNKAGNWKIVGDASVDISKVNVLNTKPGKGVLASIHEKGKYGQEYELISNFKHGDLDIEMDFMLTKESNSGIYLQGNYEVQLFDSWGKKTAKYNDNGGIYERWNDSKPEGEKGYEGYAPRFNVAKAPGLWQNIKISYQAPRFDVSGKKISNAVFLKIILNGVLIHENVAVSGPTRGSLTAEDVAMGPIRIQGDHGSLAIKNIVINNFDKKPGTLSDLTYKTYYGNLSEKEDLSKQKVAESGKTDALTWEILKEANNYSFVYNGKYNAPTAGEYNFRLQAAGNSYLKIDGKNVLPLEGRDNNSFRQAKTTLAAGDHTIELFNNKTEGWMKPVLGLWVSGPGFRETSLNTLSSGATGGGVDPILVTAPTNTVMRSFMDFKKTPTAKNIRIVHAVSVGSPSNLHYTYDLEKGAVLQVWRGEFLDATPMWHDRGDGSSRPRGSVTLLGNDMLLGKINGQSAWVADTTGSGYRPKGYSLDDTDAPTFNYIAFGSPVSDHLSVVNDQYFEREVKVTNPAKDLVAKLAEGTSIEKVSEGLYAVNNKSYFIQITDKTVKPEIRTVNGNQELIVPVKNGDLKYAILF